The Tepidibacter aestuarii genome contains a region encoding:
- a CDS encoding IPT/TIG domain-containing protein, with protein MKRINWIKRVTSFILVFMMAFGMMPWHDMKIYAYDSDKYYVDYITITKIYEEYGYTVKQTRLTVHGGYLQGVAVGTDTDFGYKEFKNADPNTDSVVEFIVEGDIVGNSIDVGSVSIPIDQSGIPSFSNISKRNIKAGVDTLTINGSNLDKIGTPGYSAYYQNETQAGGPTDLPLVPPNKPEEVVTGPLSGTPGFQNIVVKKEEDTYINFNNNNALKITDTSSPNVGKNRVKLTIRNTYPKQFRLINEITATNLVMNPNRGEAGTSSKIGDEVIFTADSGLDNYDVFFLKSLSNKFTDYNKGVDTTFKPDVDGKQLLKTHLPNYRKDVIENGEYYVVITNKIPEGKNPEDYVTKSYVLPEMFTIIDAKQKMKVVSISPDSGPDTGSKAEISGVFFGTLNIPDLKLNENTIDVQDPVSGDQILDITYGKGSDGVYKGGTYKGDTVTSVTREVKVIVGGIATFATNKAQTEYENSFTNALDKISIITPQVTDAEDDPVKDVVIETITTIKIDGKSDVVIKDRAELLKSYTYIASTMTPVVNYITPDKIQVEKISPIQYDLKEDMLVSIEGNRFLIHKYTKDDGTEVVRYPVIEIGNDIRLNKNNNGLDSNEDLYLKIFDRYGRELDGSQGNEIGTRIIVKIPKDSSVTNIGKTFVKVINPVKHQETEGLSALKTDAVEFVVAGDKPIINSVKPNIVTVDGGENVVIEGNNFDRGVKVFIDGKEVGGINREGDGKKITFKSPPGREGSTQIQVMNPSGAIAISEFIYVTTYTDPKIISFSPNKGSNGTLVVVKGDNFLKPQPSTSDIDGANIFKVIGTRILIGDEDINSYNKDSNNKIILSDYESLDTNKVIYMDNNKPNIRDYYQSIILSENDTINMTGNSFYTFDINTKGDITLSNGKDENYTVTKQISDDKFRALLDSGKEYDIDVYTDKIKITETGDTSNIKELHLKTPYIVQDNVITGHRVKVINKNEIYFTVPMLDVEKWYDLTVQNPDTQYDKRTGTQGFYYYKTPKKNPTIVSIEPDRGSTEGGYTAYIYGSDFESNGDIKSRIFIGGVEADPKEVVISTDRNKITIIIPKYPGNLKEEIDGDRKTVPVVVTNSDGGNYSKEDGFTYVIPTSNPQITKILPNTASAAGGDKIQIWGTDFRYFEPYEDTNGNAAYDKAETYEDANSNGQYDEGENYEDTNSNGRYDYGEKYQDLNGNDKWDNLENKDEYEALKTEYENLDPDMSEEERASKDYRNILPKIYFGKNTAEIVDFSDGYISVEVPVGEKGDVDVYVLNNDFGTSNKVNFTYKSSSPVITKVVPNIGKKKGEDNIEIHGSEFNSTKIKVLTQLDVSKAEEKEMPVVRFGDINDVNISNISIDAGKLNAGTIIGTTGNTQVGDLEVQYDSSDKNNKKINLTARVNDKDYTAQIINYNDEEIYVSLRDVLVHNDGSGIEKYPGYELVKIKIDAYARRIIVERGYSPETNLLNSGQVEVKTPSYYTIGKVPVTIINPDKGEASGEFEYKNPDSFPKITEITRDGQPSVPDNINGKDVKVVKVNYKGGSIISVIGSDFRENAKISIGDVMEIDYANITPTLPNKLTFKIDAVDESEVGKLHKVVVQNEDGAFASSDEPTIPIYIMFTKGETSPKIDSITPDKGLSKGGDKVVIKGLDFRKTMEGYEPKKIAVYFGEKKVPEEDITFIDYKTIEVITPKYDPKTVDVKIENPDGEISNSVEYTYLSDPDITQIVDAKDNSINISTIFVDGGQEIQIKGNDFMSGARVVFSPVLKEATASDTDTITIDGKNYVLVSGTDGDVEFIDSQNLKVTTPPGKLGTKGVMIVNPDKAGSNIYDVVYVIDQIDAPTGVNAELIYDKYIKINWNEVKDATSYEIYAVEDDKEMYLVGTTDLTTFIYRDVKPKTDYRFIIKAIGEFGLSKGSSKSNEVTTKSGSGYDDKDGEINEKTVINRSGDTVNVLIGTDDYDEKETVIDLTKGEYAGAKEVVISIPARVATSYLAKDIRVILSDMYVKFNPTAFNVSKLYEAKDKDKSGVKFKIGINQKNDSTSLSNEYELKADVFIGADNTSIDYLKNNMEISLDFDSAKADLRRMRNISLRRYDEYKSEWTYVKQRMDNYSTSINSPVNRLGRYSIIGSRR; from the coding sequence ATGAAACGTATTAATTGGATTAAAAGAGTTACATCTTTTATTCTTGTGTTTATGATGGCGTTTGGGATGATGCCGTGGCATGATATGAAAATATATGCATATGATTCAGATAAATATTATGTAGATTACATAACTATTACTAAAATTTATGAAGAATATGGATATACTGTTAAACAAACAAGACTTACTGTACATGGAGGATATTTGCAAGGGGTGGCAGTTGGTACTGATACAGATTTTGGATATAAGGAATTTAAAAATGCAGATCCAAATACTGATTCCGTAGTTGAATTTATAGTTGAAGGAGATATAGTAGGAAATAGTATAGATGTTGGAAGTGTATCTATACCTATTGACCAAAGTGGAATACCATCGTTTTCTAATATAAGTAAAAGAAACATAAAAGCTGGTGTTGACACTCTTACTATTAATGGATCTAATTTAGATAAGATAGGGACTCCTGGTTATAGTGCATATTATCAAAATGAAACTCAAGCAGGAGGTCCTACGGATCTTCCGTTAGTACCACCTAATAAGCCTGAAGAAGTAGTAACTGGTCCTTTAAGTGGTACTCCAGGATTCCAAAATATAGTTGTAAAAAAAGAAGAAGATACATATATAAATTTTAATAATAATAATGCTCTAAAAATTACAGATACATCATCTCCTAATGTTGGAAAAAATAGAGTGAAATTAACTATTAGGAATACTTATCCAAAGCAGTTTAGACTTATAAATGAGATAACTGCAACTAATTTAGTTATGAATCCAAACAGAGGAGAGGCAGGTACTTCATCAAAAATAGGGGATGAAGTTATATTCACTGCTGATTCTGGACTTGATAATTATGATGTGTTTTTTCTTAAGAGTTTAAGTAATAAGTTTACTGATTATAACAAGGGTGTAGATACGACATTTAAACCTGATGTAGATGGTAAACAACTATTAAAAACTCATCTACCAAATTATAGAAAAGATGTAATAGAAAATGGAGAATATTATGTTGTAATAACTAATAAAATACCTGAGGGTAAAAATCCAGAAGATTATGTTACAAAGAGCTATGTTCTTCCAGAAATGTTTACAATAATAGATGCTAAGCAAAAGATGAAAGTAGTATCTATATCACCAGATTCAGGACCAGATACTGGATCTAAGGCTGAAATATCTGGGGTATTCTTTGGAACTCTTAACATACCAGATTTAAAATTAAATGAGAATACAATAGATGTTCAGGATCCTGTATCTGGTGATCAGATATTAGATATAACTTATGGTAAAGGTAGTGATGGGGTTTATAAAGGAGGAACTTACAAAGGTGATACTGTTACTTCTGTAACTAGAGAAGTAAAAGTAATTGTAGGGGGTATAGCTACATTTGCTACAAATAAGGCACAAACAGAATATGAGAATAGTTTTACTAATGCACTTGATAAGATAAGTATAATAACACCTCAGGTTACTGATGCTGAAGATGATCCTGTTAAAGATGTTGTTATAGAAACTATTACAACTATAAAAATAGATGGAAAAAGTGATGTTGTTATAAAAGACAGAGCTGAGCTCCTTAAATCGTATACATATATAGCTAGTACAATGACTCCTGTGGTAAACTATATAACACCAGATAAGATACAAGTAGAGAAAATATCTCCAATACAGTATGATTTAAAAGAAGATATGCTAGTTTCGATAGAAGGAAATAGATTTTTAATACATAAGTATACAAAAGATGATGGAACCGAGGTTGTACGATATCCAGTAATTGAAATTGGAAATGATATAAGACTTAATAAAAACAATAATGGGCTAGATTCTAATGAAGACTTATATCTTAAAATATTTGATAGATATGGAAGAGAACTAGACGGAAGTCAAGGAAATGAAATAGGAACTAGAATAATAGTTAAAATACCTAAAGACTCATCTGTAACTAACATAGGTAAGACATTTGTAAAAGTTATAAACCCAGTAAAACATCAAGAGACAGAAGGTCTATCGGCATTGAAAACGGATGCTGTAGAATTTGTAGTGGCAGGTGATAAACCTATTATTAATAGTGTTAAGCCAAATATTGTAACTGTAGACGGTGGAGAAAACGTAGTAATAGAAGGAAATAACTTTGATAGAGGAGTTAAAGTATTTATAGATGGTAAAGAAGTTGGTGGAATTAATCGAGAGGGAGATGGAAAGAAAATAACATTTAAATCTCCTCCTGGAAGAGAGGGAAGTACTCAGATTCAAGTTATGAACCCAAGTGGTGCAATAGCTATATCTGAATTTATATATGTTACAACTTATACAGACCCAAAGATAATTTCTTTTTCTCCTAACAAAGGAAGTAATGGAACTTTAGTTGTTGTAAAGGGAGATAATTTCTTAAAACCACAACCATCTACATCTGATATAGATGGTGCTAATATATTTAAAGTTATTGGAACTAGAATACTTATTGGAGATGAAGATATAAATAGTTACAATAAAGATTCTAACAATAAAATAATACTAAGCGATTATGAATCATTAGATACTAATAAAGTAATATATATGGATAATAATAAGCCAAATATAAGAGATTATTACCAAAGCATTATATTATCAGAAAATGATACTATAAATATGACAGGGAATTCTTTTTATACATTCGATATAAATACTAAGGGTGATATAACTTTATCAAATGGAAAAGATGAAAATTATACAGTTACAAAACAAATTTCTGATGATAAATTTAGAGCTCTATTAGATTCAGGGAAAGAATACGATATAGATGTGTATACTGACAAAATAAAGATAACAGAAACTGGAGATACTTCTAATATAAAAGAGTTACATTTAAAAACTCCATATATTGTACAAGACAATGTTATAACAGGACATAGAGTTAAAGTAATTAATAAAAATGAAATATACTTTACAGTTCCTATGCTGGATGTTGAAAAATGGTACGATCTTACAGTTCAAAATCCGGATACGCAATATGATAAAAGAACAGGTACTCAAGGATTTTATTACTATAAAACTCCAAAGAAAAATCCTACTATAGTAAGTATAGAACCCGACAGAGGCTCGACTGAAGGTGGTTATACAGCGTATATTTATGGTTCTGATTTTGAATCAAATGGAGATATAAAATCTAGGATATTCATAGGCGGAGTGGAAGCAGACCCTAAAGAGGTAGTAATAAGTACAGATAGAAACAAAATAACTATTATAATACCAAAATATCCAGGAAATCTTAAAGAAGAAATAGATGGAGATAGAAAAACAGTTCCAGTTGTAGTTACTAACTCAGATGGAGGTAATTACTCAAAGGAAGATGGATTTACTTATGTTATCCCTACAAGTAATCCTCAAATAACTAAAATACTTCCGAATACAGCTAGTGCTGCTGGCGGAGATAAGATTCAAATATGGGGAACAGATTTTAGATACTTTGAACCATATGAAGATACTAATGGAAATGCTGCATATGATAAAGCGGAAACGTATGAAGATGCTAATAGTAATGGACAGTATGATGAAGGCGAAAATTATGAAGATACCAATAGTAATGGACGTTATGATTATGGTGAAAAATACCAGGACTTAAATGGTAATGATAAATGGGATAACCTTGAAAATAAAGATGAGTATGAGGCATTAAAGACTGAATATGAAAATCTAGATCCTGACATGAGTGAAGAAGAAAGAGCATCTAAAGATTATAGAAATATACTTCCTAAAATATATTTTGGAAAAAACACAGCTGAGATAGTAGATTTTTCTGATGGATATATATCTGTGGAAGTTCCTGTGGGAGAAAAGGGAGATGTAGATGTATATGTACTTAATAATGATTTTGGAACGTCAAATAAAGTTAATTTCACATATAAATCATCATCACCTGTAATAACTAAGGTAGTGCCTAACATAGGTAAGAAAAAAGGTGAAGATAATATAGAAATACATGGTAGTGAGTTTAATAGTACTAAGATAAAAGTACTTACACAATTAGATGTATCAAAAGCTGAAGAAAAGGAAATGCCTGTAGTTAGATTTGGAGATATAAATGATGTGAATATATCTAATATTTCTATAGATGCTGGAAAATTAAATGCTGGTACAATAATTGGAACTACAGGAAATACTCAGGTTGGAGATCTTGAGGTCCAATATGATTCATCTGATAAAAACAATAAAAAGATAAATTTAACTGCTAGAGTAAATGATAAAGACTATACAGCTCAAATAATAAATTACAATGATGAAGAAATATATGTATCTCTTAGAGACGTATTAGTTCATAACGATGGTTCAGGAATTGAAAAATATCCAGGATATGAACTTGTAAAGATAAAAATAGATGCATATGCTAGAAGAATTATAGTTGAGAGAGGATATTCTCCAGAAACTAATCTTTTGAATAGTGGACAAGTAGAAGTTAAAACTCCTTCTTATTACACAATAGGAAAAGTTCCTGTAACTATAATAAATCCAGATAAAGGTGAAGCAAGTGGAGAATTCGAATACAAAAATCCAGATAGTTTCCCTAAGATTACTGAGATAACTAGAGATGGTCAACCTTCTGTACCTGATAATATCAATGGAAAAGACGTTAAAGTAGTTAAAGTAAACTATAAAGGCGGAAGTATAATAAGTGTAATAGGATCTGATTTTAGAGAGAATGCAAAGATATCTATAGGAGATGTAATGGAAATTGATTATGCTAATATAACTCCAACTCTTCCTAATAAGCTTACATTTAAAATAGATGCTGTAGATGAAAGTGAAGTAGGAAAGCTTCATAAAGTAGTAGTTCAAAATGAAGATGGAGCATTTGCAAGTTCTGATGAACCAACAATACCTATATATATAATGTTCACAAAAGGAGAAACTTCTCCAAAGATAGATTCGATAACTCCAGATAAAGGTCTATCAAAAGGAGGAGACAAGGTAGTTATAAAAGGTCTTGATTTTAGAAAGACGATGGAAGGATATGAACCTAAGAAAATAGCTGTATACTTTGGAGAAAAAAAGGTTCCTGAAGAAGATATTACGTTTATAGATTATAAAACTATAGAAGTAATAACTCCTAAATATGATCCAAAAACTGTAGATGTTAAGATAGAAAATCCTGATGGAGAAATTTCAAATTCTGTTGAATATACATATTTGAGTGATCCTGATATAACTCAAATAGTAGATGCAAAGGATAATTCTATAAATATATCTACAATATTCGTAGATGGAGGACAAGAAATACAGATAAAAGGAAATGACTTCATGTCTGGAGCAAGAGTTGTATTTAGTCCTGTTCTTAAAGAGGCTACAGCTTCTGATACAGATACAATAACTATAGATGGAAAGAACTATGTTTTAGTATCTGGAACTGATGGTGATGTTGAGTTTATAGACTCTCAGAATCTAAAAGTTACAACTCCTCCTGGAAAACTAGGAACTAAAGGTGTTATGATAGTAAATCCAGATAAAGCTGGAAGTAATATATATGATGTTGTTTATGTAATAGATCAAATAGACGCACCAACAGGTGTAAACGCAGAGCTTATATACGATAAGTATATAAAAATAAATTGGAATGAAGTAAAGGATGCAACATCTTATGAAATATATGCAGTAGAGGATGATAAGGAAATGTACCTTGTTGGAACTACTGACTTAACTACATTTATATACAGAGATGTAAAACCAAAGACTGACTATAGATTCATAATAAAGGCTATAGGAGAATTTGGATTATCAAAAGGATCATCAAAAAGTAATGAAGTAACTACTAAATCAGGTTCAGGATATGATGATAAGGATGGAGAAATAAACGAAAAAACAGTTATAAATAGATCAGGCGATACAGTAAATGTACTTATTGGAACAGATGATTATGATGAGAAGGAAACTGTTATAGATCTTACAAAAGGAGAATATGCAGGAGCAAAAGAAGTAGTTATAAGCATACCAGCAAGGGTTGCTACGAGCTATTTAGCAAAGGATATAAGAGTAATTTTAAGTGATATGTATGTAAAGTTTAATCCTACTGCATTTAATGTATCAAAGCTTTATGAAGCTAAAGATAAAGATAAATCAGGGGTTAAGTTTAAAATAGGAATTAATCAAAAGAATGACTCAACTTCTTTATCTAATGAGTATGAGTTAAAGGCTGATGTATTCATTGGAGCAGATAATACTAGTATAGATTATCTAAAAAACAATATGGAGATATCTCTTGATTTTGACTCTGCAAAAGCGGATCTTAGAAGAATGAGAAATATATCTCTTAGAAGATACGATGAATACAAAAGTGAATGGACTTATGTAAAGCAGAGAATGGACAATTATTCTACTTCTATTAACTCTCCAGTAAATAGACTTGGAAGATATTCAATTATAGGTAGTAGGAGGTAG
- a CDS encoding Ig-like domain-containing protein, with product MNRKISLMLIFSIILTLIPIDISNAVGIEDTLTLRTSKETITKDQVGVSYDTTYIDVVYGSNYTKDGSKDINANMDILVNGISDKDNYNLTLYPSEHKVIIELKDSSKRLNHSSLYTVHINAGLFKDSSNIGSQEIKYNFVTKSNTTSQSGIITNTEYSGGTIIYTFLDNVVLNPDAVANKQNYITITSSLIDNLKDDTYVADSISNYTVSVDSTDHKKLKVQRVGGFKDLSKYTVTLNPNCVYLENAADIYNQQNVINFSTDDIVSITDPIDGSSNVGLHPTISVKFKYPIDSNIDKTKVSLISRSGSTYTNVQNYVYADKSVGSLETDSLKIDMNNLYNDTRFELSKSEEYTVKLAPGAVGLQGKLNSSNTLFRYNKDITFKFRTIKDRPEIIDTIPSNSSSAKYDENDLHKDSDGTYYLTAIFDDLDGSVKLYNDNKTPSRFNLYSDGSSENLIDDTKEIKIEYKSSYKKTYMYIPIKEKLNANTKYDWYVPENVVENGAVNESGEKLLNAAKSFSFSTTPMPIVSRIVDATVGEDYDEDEPIILEGGMFYSGGIEVYFENEFGHKERAERVVIEDKMAKVYLPDGSDRLEPGTYKIIVENDDNHKNIIEFDTLSVIKKGDFAPTEDKKVIKDDSKGKVEQDMKVSEDTLILSSSYKNKSSLELDLDEIMGEDSLVRKIKYEGSKSSVNSNINTKSKYADIDIYNLRPVDYDRDKDMVVSLGRVEPLVVDSIKNKLRSAHVVSDFIQVAGDNFTFDNVNIRIPYEYAGDNINVLRYDEEMRNWYTVPFSIDRADKNVYIKSSRKGIFVVVD from the coding sequence ATGAATAGAAAAATAAGTTTAATGTTAATATTTTCAATAATATTAACTTTAATTCCTATAGATATATCAAATGCGGTAGGAATAGAAGATACTCTTACTCTTAGAACTAGCAAAGAGACTATAACTAAAGATCAAGTAGGTGTAAGCTACGATACAACATATATAGACGTGGTATATGGATCTAATTACACTAAAGATGGGTCAAAAGATATAAATGCTAATATGGATATATTAGTAAATGGAATTTCAGATAAAGATAATTACAATTTAACTTTATATCCAAGTGAGCATAAAGTTATAATAGAGCTGAAGGATTCAAGTAAAAGATTGAATCATAGCTCTTTATATACAGTACATATTAATGCTGGCTTATTTAAGGATAGTTCAAATATAGGTAGTCAAGAGATAAAATATAATTTTGTTACAAAGTCAAACACTACAAGCCAAAGTGGGATTATAACTAATACTGAATATAGTGGAGGGACTATAATTTACACTTTTTTAGATAATGTTGTATTAAATCCTGATGCAGTAGCTAATAAGCAGAATTACATAACAATAACATCTTCTTTAATAGATAATCTAAAGGATGATACTTATGTAGCTGATAGTATATCAAATTATACAGTAAGTGTAGATTCTACAGATCATAAGAAGCTTAAAGTTCAAAGAGTAGGAGGTTTTAAAGATCTCTCAAAATATACAGTTACTTTAAATCCAAACTGCGTATATCTTGAAAATGCAGCTGATATATATAATCAGCAAAATGTTATAAACTTTAGCACAGATGATATAGTAAGTATTACTGATCCTATAGATGGTTCAAGTAATGTAGGGTTACATCCTACTATAAGTGTTAAGTTTAAATATCCTATAGACAGTAATATAGACAAAACTAAGGTAAGTCTTATATCGAGAAGTGGAAGTACATATACTAATGTTCAAAATTATGTTTATGCAGATAAATCTGTTGGTTCTTTAGAGACAGATTCTTTAAAAATAGATATGAATAATCTATATAATGATACGAGATTTGAACTTTCAAAGAGTGAAGAGTATACTGTTAAATTAGCACCTGGAGCTGTTGGTTTGCAGGGAAAATTAAATTCAAGTAATACTTTATTTAGGTACAATAAGGATATAACTTTTAAGTTTAGAACTATAAAGGATAGACCTGAGATAATAGATACTATACCTAGCAATAGTTCATCAGCTAAATATGATGAAAATGATTTACATAAAGATTCAGATGGAACTTATTATTTAACAGCTATATTTGATGATTTAGATGGAAGTGTTAAATTATATAATGATAATAAAACTCCTAGTAGATTTAATCTTTATTCAGATGGAAGCAGTGAAAATCTTATAGATGATACTAAGGAGATTAAAATAGAGTATAAGTCATCTTATAAAAAGACTTATATGTACATACCTATAAAAGAAAAACTTAATGCGAATACTAAATACGATTGGTATGTGCCTGAAAATGTAGTAGAAAATGGTGCTGTAAATGAAAGTGGAGAAAAACTTTTAAATGCAGCAAAGTCATTCTCATTTTCAACGACGCCAATGCCTATAGTATCAAGAATTGTAGATGCAACTGTAGGTGAAGATTATGATGAAGATGAACCTATAATATTAGAAGGTGGAATGTTCTATTCAGGTGGAATTGAGGTATACTTTGAAAATGAGTTTGGACATAAAGAAAGAGCTGAAAGAGTAGTTATAGAGGATAAAATGGCTAAGGTATATCTTCCTGATGGAAGTGATAGATTAGAGCCTGGAACTTATAAGATAATAGTTGAAAATGATGATAACCACAAAAATATTATAGAATTTGATACGTTAAGTGTTATCAAAAAAGGAGATTTCGCTCCAACTGAAGATAAGAAAGTAATCAAAGATGATTCTAAGGGAAAAGTTGAGCAAGATATGAAGGTAAGTGAAGATACTTTAATACTTAGTTCTTCATATAAAAATAAGAGTAGTTTAGAATTAGATTTAGACGAGATTATGGGAGAAGATAGTTTAGTTAGAAAGATAAAGTACGAGGGAAGTAAAAGCAGCGTAAATTCAAATATTAATACAAAGTCAAAATATGCAGATATAGATATATACAATTTAAGACCTGTTGATTATGATAGAGATAAGGATATGGTTGTATCTCTTGGAAGGGTTGAACCTTTAGTTGTAGATAGTATAAAGAACAAGTTAAGATCAGCTCATGTAGTATCTGATTTTATACAGGTTGCGGGAGATAACTTTACTTTTGATAATGTAAATATTAGAATTCCATATGAGTATGCAGGTGATAATATAAATGTTTTAAGATATGATGAGGAAATGAGAAACTGGTATACAGTTCCATTTAGTATCGATAGAGCAGATAAAAATGTATATATTAAATCAAGTAGAAAAGGAATATTTGTAGTTGTAGATTAA
- a CDS encoding DUF6042 family protein, whose protein sequence is MENRVKINVPEELQKYMWFRYMPLSTYKTYLVVGATKSQQLKGLEATQKILNTNLEGGEEHPQVVEDKKNILKKIGFKYPETRQDDLDLLLKYKLVELKKDEDGSMYYEYTKPVPRPEDVLNLDDEEKQILQNIKLEVKHQGDLNQILTLLINSNGNMLTTLDHIHNTTKVKHADIKTVLEYLVNEGSVKVKSDKDMKDLRKNDKIYVSIDKEVFEKKRFVIS, encoded by the coding sequence ATGGAGAATAGAGTGAAGATAAATGTACCAGAAGAACTTCAAAAATATATGTGGTTTAGATATATGCCCCTTTCAACTTATAAGACATACTTAGTTGTGGGTGCTACTAAATCTCAGCAGTTAAAAGGTCTTGAGGCTACTCAAAAAATATTAAATACAAATCTTGAAGGAGGAGAAGAACATCCTCAGGTTGTAGAAGATAAAAAGAATATTTTAAAGAAAATAGGTTTTAAATATCCAGAGACAAGACAAGATGATTTGGACCTATTGTTAAAGTATAAGCTAGTAGAACTTAAAAAAGATGAAGATGGTTCCATGTATTACGAATATACAAAACCAGTACCTAGACCAGAAGATGTATTGAATCTTGATGATGAAGAAAAACAAATTCTTCAAAACATAAAACTTGAGGTAAAACATCAAGGTGATTTAAATCAAATATTGACTCTTCTTATAAACAGCAATGGAAATATGCTTACGACATTAGATCATATTCATAATACGACTAAGGTCAAGCACGCAGATATAAAGACTGTTTTAGAATATTTAGTAAACGAAGGTTCTGTTAAAGTTAAATCAGACAAAGATATGAAAGATCTTAGAAAGAATGATAAGATATATGTAAGTATAGATAAAGAAGTATTTGAGAAGAAGAGATTCGTAATAAGTTAA